Proteins encoded in a region of the Vicia villosa cultivar HV-30 ecotype Madison, WI linkage group LG5, Vvil1.0, whole genome shotgun sequence genome:
- the LOC131603650 gene encoding AT-rich interactive domain-containing protein 2-like isoform X2 — protein MMTDCKVEMINNGMQHFFLEFHPPKYSFYQEGLWKIRVELPDAYPYKSPSIGFVNKIYHPNVDEMSGSVCLDVIKQTWSSIFDFVNMFQVFLPQLLIDPNASDPLDRDAAALMMRDRAAYEQKVKALEFNRSTTTATINYQSFSGWLSKTNPKIDGNDDEEKNCNTDDVLCMEISAEEIHSRKRKRESLSGMITWMREIAKHPFDPAAKPLPEPSKWKGCKGGQNFFVQMLKARDVLSVRKNSKPNSGSSSQKVKMHPAMYEDPVALGHQGAKKLRCSERISSAVSSRCTCCSLYGNGNECLLEKTTSKPDVAGKKKSKSYWDNVHETLVSIGHRFQAEVPEWTGVASESDSKWLGTQVWPVKDDDSKATTKTDLAGRGRRGKCSCNVQGSVHCVRFHIAENRMKLKHELGYVFYQCGFDRTGEGVSLQWTAEEEKKFKDLMRLNIPSEKKAFWKNFWNNTFKEFQMKTRKDMVNYYFNVYLIKQRSYQNRVTPKDVDSDDDGDKFGSFCDGFGRKALKHPSMEFMECSENTECFDFE, from the exons ATGATGACAGATTGCAAGGTGGAGATGATCAACAATGGCATGCAACACTTCTTTCTCGAATTTCATCCACCTAAATACA GTTTTTATCAAGAAGGTTTGTGGAAGATAAGAGTGGAGCTACCTGATGCTTATCCTTATAAGTCCCCTTCTATTGGTTTTGTCAACAAAATTTACCATCCTAACGTTGATGAAAT GTCTGGTTCAGTTTGCTTAGACGTTATTAAACAAACTTGGAGTTCAATATTTG ATTTTGTTAATATGTTCCAAGTGTTTCTTCCTCAACTCCTTATAGACCCTAATGCATCAGATCCATTGGATCGTGATGCTGCTGCCTTGATGATGCGAGACCGTGCTGCATATGAACAAAAAGTCAAAG CATTGGAATTCAACCGCAGCACCACCACTGCCACTATCAATTATCAATCATTTTCAG GCTGGCTCAGCAAAACCAATCCAAAGATTGATGGTAATGACgatgaagaaaaaaattgtaaTACAGATGATGTCTTGTGTATGGAAATTTCTGCGGAGGAAATTCATTCTCGCAAACGCAAACGAGAATCATTATCCGGAATGATAACCTGGATGAGGGAGATTGCAAAACATCCATTTGATCCCGCAGCTAAACCATTACCAGAACCTTCAAAGTGGAAGGGGTGTAAAGGAGGTCAGAACTTCTTTGTTCAGATGCTAAAGGCAAGGGACGTTCTCTCTGTGAGAAAGAATTCAAAACCAAACAGTGGATCATCTTCCCAG AAGGTGAAGATGCATCCTGCCATGTATGAGGATCCTGTTGCTCTTGGTCACCAAGGTGCCAAGAAATTGAGATGTAGTGAAAGGATTTCTAGTGCTGTTAGTTCTCGCTGCACTTGCTGCAGTTTATATGGTAATGGAAATGAATGTCTTCTGGAGAAAACAACCTCCAAACCAGATGTAGCTGGAAAGAAAAAATCCAAGTCATATTGGGATAATGTTCATGAAACACTTGTTTCTATAGGTCATCGTTTCCAAGCGGAAGTCCCAGAATGGACTGGTGTTGCTTCTGAGAGTGACTCTAAATGGTTGGGCACACAAGTATGGCCTGTTAAAGATGATGACTCAAAAGCTACTACTAAAACAGATCTTGCTGGGAGAGGAAGACGAGGTAAGTGTAGCTGCAATGTTCAAGGTTCTGTTCACTGTGTCAGATTTCATATTGCTGAAAACAGGATGAAACTGAAGCATGAATTGGGTTATGTATTTTACCAATGTGGATTTGATCGAACGGGCGAGGGAGTTTCACTTCAATGGACagctgaagaagaaaaaaaatttaaggaTTTAATGAGGTTAAATATCCCCTCCGAAAAAAAGGCTTTTTGGAAGAATTTTTGGAACAATACATTCAAAGAATTTCAAATGAAGACAAGAAAAGACATGGTAAACTATTACTTCAATGTTTATCTTATTAAACAAAGAAGCTATCAGAATCGCGTGACTCCAAAGGATGTTGACAGCGATGATGACGGAGACAAATTTGGATCTTTTTGTGATGGATTTGGGAGAAAAGCTCTCAAGCATCCATCTATGGAGTTCATGGAGTGTTCAGAGAACACAGAGTGTTTTGATTTTGAGTAG
- the LOC131603649 gene encoding uncharacterized protein LOC131603649 codes for MDIQEESSSTTFGPLAAMTLRNVSSSSSAFFSANQSPFFSPRTSSCHMSDTLRPEASNDRIQQDDDAAAASTSTCLVIPEQKCTVSDVAAASPVACTSADMQRLDRISSSVDISSSTVSGYCHPYDDCYSGQKEKRSKKGRNQKSSSIQLGSRSVSSYRLKSCDVFIGLHGRKAPLVRFSKWLCAELEIHGISCFLSDRASCRNSNKLGIAEKAMDVASFGIVIITRKCFKNPYTIEELKFFSGKKNLVPIYFDLSPIDCLVRDIIEKRGELWEKHGGELWLLYGGLRQEWKDAVHALSRVEEWKLEAQDGNWRDCILETVALLAMRLGRRSVAEHLRKWKEKIKEEELPFTRNENFIGRKKELSQLEFMLFGDVTGDSKQDYIELKARSKRKHFSIGRGKSNVLDERNGSSREEKEPVLWKESEKEIEMQSIEFAQRHYRSRPKRSGKYTRKKRGMDILYGKGIACISGDSGIGKTELILEFAYRFHQRYKMVLWIGGESRYIRQNYLNLRSFLEVDVSVENSLEKTSIKGFEEHEQAAISRVRKELMRNIPYLVIIDNLESEKDWWDHKLVMDLLPRFGGETHVIISTCLPRIMNLEPLKLSYLSGVEAMSLMLPSGKDYPVAEIDALRTMEEKLGRLTLGLAIIGGILSELPITPSRLLDTINRMPLKEMSSWSGKEAHVFGKNTFLLQLFDVCFSVFDHADGPRSLATRMVLVSGWFASSAIPVSLLALAAHKIPRKHKGTRLWRKLLQPLTCGLTSSHTKKSELEASSLLLSFNIARSSAKKGCIQFNELVKLYARKREVNGSSQAMVQAIISQGSISQHLDHLWAACFLLFEFVHNPAIVELEVSELLHLVKKVVLPLAIQSFITYSRCTAALELLRLCTNALEAADQTLVTPVDKWFDKSLCWRSIQTNAQLNPCLWQELALCRATVLETRAKLMLRGAQFDIGSDLIKKAIFIRSSICGEDHPDTIFARETLNKLTRLIANVQIRS; via the coding sequence ATGGATATTCAAGAAGAGAGTTCCTCCACCACGTTTGGACCTTTGGCAGCAATGACTTTAAGGAATGTGTCGTCGTCGTCTTCGGCTTTCTTTTCAGCAAATCAATCGCCGTTTTTCTCTCCGAGAACGTCGTCATGTCATATGTCAGATACTTTGAGACCGGAAGCTTCGAATGATAGAATtcagcaagatgatgatgctgcTGCTGCTTCGACTAGTACTTGTTTGGTGATTCCGGAACAGAAATGTACTGTCTCTGATGTGGCTGCTGCGTCTCCTGTTGCGTGTACTTCGGCCGATATGCAGAGGCTCGACCGTATATCTTCGTCGGTTGATATCTCTAGTAGCACTGTATCTGGTTACTGTCATCCGTATGATGATTGTTATTCGGGGCAGAAAGAGAAGCGGAGTAAGAAAGGGAGGAATCAGAAATCGTCGTCGATACAACTGGGTTCGAGATCAGTTTCTTCTTATAGATTGAAGAGTTGTGATGTTTTTATAGGATTGCACGGTCGCAAGGCTCCCCTTGTAAGATTTTCGAAATGGTTGTGTGCTGAGTTAGAAATTCATGGTATTAGTTGTTTTCTATCGGACAGGGCTTCGTGTAGGAACTCTAACAAGCTTGGCATTGCAGAGAAGGCTATGGATGTTGCTTCTTTCGGTATAGTGATTATAACAAGGAAGTGTTTCAAGAATCCGTACACTATCGAGGAGCTGAAATTTTTCTCCGGCAAGAAGAATTTAGTTCCAATATACTTTGATTTGAGTCCGATTGATTGTCTTGTAAGGGATATAATTGAAAAAAGGGGGGAGTTGTGGGAAAAACATGGAGGAGAACTTTGGCTTTTGTATGGTGGGTTGAGGCAGGAATGGAAGGATGCGGTCCACGCTTTATCTCGGGTCGAGGAATGGAAGTTGGAAGCTCAGGATGGAAACTGGAGAGATTGCATACTCGAGACTGTTGCATTGTTAGCGATGAGGTTAGGCAGAAGAAGTGTCGCCGAGCATTTGAGGAAATGGAAAGAGAAGATTAAGGAAGAGGAGTTACCTTTCACTCGTAACGAGAATTTTATAGGTAGAAAAAAAGAGCTTTCTCAATTGGAGTTTATGCTTTTTGGCGATGTTACCGGTGATTCAAAGCAAGATTATATTGAACTCAAGGCAAGATCCAAGAGAAAGCATTTTTCTATCGGTAGAGGAAAGAGTAATGTGTTGGATGAAAGAAATGGAAGTAGTAGGGAGGAGAAAGAACCGGTTTTATGGAAGGAGTCGGAGAAAGAGATTGAAATGCAAAGTATCGAATTCGCTCAGAGGCACTACCGTTCGAGGCCCAAACGTAGTGGAAAGTATACTAGGAAGAAAAGAGGAATGGATATTTTGTATGGGAAAGGGATTGCATGCATATCTGGAGATTCAGGAATTGGAAAGACCGAACTCATTCTCGAGTTTGCTTATCGATTTCACCAAAGATACAAGATGGTGTTATGGATAGGAGGGGAGAGCAGGTATATAAGGCAAAATTATCTAAATCTCAGGTCATTTTTAGAAGTTGATGTGAGTGTTGAGAATAGTTTGGAGAAAACTAGTATAAAAGGATTCGAAGAGCATGAACAAGCAGCCATTTCTCGAGTTCGCAAAGAACTGATGAGAAACATTCCGTATCTTGTGATCATTGACAACTTGGAAAGCGAAAAGGATTGGTGGGATCACAAACTTGTGATGGATCTTCTCCCTCGTTTCGGGGGAGAGACTCATGTGATCATATCAACGTGTCTTCCTCGCATCATGAACTTGGAACCGCTAAAACTTTCATATTTATCTGGAGTTGAAGCAATGTCTCTAATGTTACCATCCGGCAAGGACTACCCGGTTGCTGAGATCGATGCACTGAGAACAATGGAGGAGAAGCTTGGAAGGTTAACTTTAGGCCTCGCGATTATCGGTGGAATTTTATCCGAGTTACCTATAACTCCAAGCAGGCTCTTAGATACAATAAATAGAATGCCCTTGAAGGAGATGTCTTCATGGAGCGGTAAAGAGGCTCATGTCTTCGGAAAGAACACTTTCCTTCTTCAGCTCTTCGACGTTTGTTTCTCGGTATTTGATCATGCAGACGGCCCTAGAAGTTTGGCAACAAGAATGGTACTTGTAAGTGGATGGTTTGCATCAAGTGCCATTCCAGTTTCCTTGTTAGCACTTGCCGCACACAAGATACCGAGAAAACACAAAGGGACTCGTTTGTGGAGAAAATTGCTGCAACCCTTAACCTGTGGTTTAACATCCTCGCACACCAAAAAATCGGAATTAGAAGCGTCTTCTTTACTCCTAAGTTTCAATATTGCAAGGAGTAGTGCTAAGAAAGGATGTATTCAATTCAACGAACTCGTCAAACTATATGCGAGAAAAAGAGAAGTTAATGGATCATCACAGGCAATGGTTCAAGCTATCATCAGTCAAGGTTCAATATCTCAACATCTGGATCATTTATGGGCTGCATGTTTTCTGCTATTCGAATTTGTCCATAACCCTGCCATTGTCGAGCTCGAGGTTTCCGAACTCTTACATCTCGTGAAAAAAGTAGTCCTCCCTCTTGCAATTCAATCCTTCATCACATACTCTCGATGCACAGCCGCGCTCGAGCTTCTGCGTCTTTGCACCAACGCACTGGAAGCAGCAGACCAAACATTAGTTACGCCGGTTgataagtggttcgacaaatcactttgttggagatcCATCCAAACTAATGCTCAGTTGAATCCTTGTCTTTGGCAAGAGCTAGCCCTATGTCGAGCCACGGTTCTCGAGACTAGAGCTAAGCTTATGCTAAGAGGTGCACAGTTTGATATAGGGAGTGATCTAATCAAGAAAGCTATTTTTATCAGAAGCTCGATTTGCGGTGAAGATCATCCGGATACGATATTTGCTCGCGAAACGTTAAACAAACTCACTAGACTAATTGCGAATGTTCAGATTCGTTCTTGA
- the LOC131603653 gene encoding ubiquitin-conjugating enzyme E2 4-like → MSSPSKRRDMDVMKLMMTDYKVETINDGMQEFFVEFHGPKDSIYQEGVWKIRVELPDGYPYKSPSIGFVNKIYHPNVDELSGAVCLDVINQTWSPMFDLVNVFEVFLPQLLIYPNAADPLNSDAAALMMQDRTAYEQKVKEYCEKYAKPEDIGASKEEVSSDEELSEDDDYASSDDDIAGKPDL, encoded by the exons atgtctTCCCCAAGCAAACGCCGAGACATGGATGTCATGAAGCT GATGATGACTGATTACAAAGTGGAAACGATCAATGATGGCATGCAAGAATTCTTTGTTGAATTTCACGGACCTAAAGACA GTATTTATCAAGAAGGTGTGTGGAAGATAAGAGTGGAGTTACCTGATGGTTATCCTTATAAGTCTCCTTCTATTGGTTTTGTCAACAAAATTTATCATCCTAATGTTGACGAACT GTCTGGTGCGGTTTGCTTAGATGTTATTAACCAAACTTGGAGTCCAATGTTTG ATCTCGTTAATGTGTTTGAAGTGTTTCTTCCTCAACTTCTTATATACCCCAATGCAGCAGACCCATTGAATAGTGATGCTGCTGCCTTGATGATGCAAGACCGTACTGCATATGAACAAAAAGTCAAAG AATATTGTGAAAAATATGCCAAGCCGGAAGATATTGGAGCTTCTAAGGAGGAAGTTTCTAGTGATGAAGAGCtgagtgaagatgatgattatgCCTCGAGTGATGACGACATTGCTGGAAAACCTGATCTCTAA
- the LOC131605923 gene encoding uncharacterized protein LOC131605923: MRMLLVPRTNIEKVNVKQPEAEVEETPPNVANEFNPNEIVRDPGCRKQIHEYAPDIQDQPPERAEHFGYEVFNKDGFKDWKHASKGFKNHFGSHDSKHNSCMKHYDDYNNQRQSVTSIFARATRKSEELYKIRLTCSLDCTRYLIAQGITFRGHDESSTSLNKGNFREMVDWVKSNDEKVRDAFDRGPKTCTMTSSDIQKELATYCAHELTKLIMEELGDRQFSLLIDESHDISVKEQIAVMFLNDKGKVVEQFISLHHAKYTTSEALKDALYGILDRHTLSISRIRGQGYDGGSNMRGEFNGLQRKILDENPYTFYVHCYAHRLQLVVVSIASSCSSIHDFFELASGEISQGKGLHQSSSLARPGDIRWGSHYTTLIRLDKMRTSVLEVLSIDEDGCGPSQAASLIEKMESFKFGFIFKLMLKLFDITNELSKILQTKDLNIVLSMELVDDVKARLATLRECG; this comes from the exons ATGAGGATGCTTTTGGTTCCTAGAACAAATATTGAGAAAGTGAATGTTAAGCAACCAGAagctgaagtagaagaaacacCCCCTAATGTTGCCAATGAGTTTaatccaaatgagattgtgcgtgaTCCAGGATGTAGGAAACAAATTCATGAGTATGCTCCGGATATTCAAGACCAA CCGCCCGAAAGAGCCGAACACTTTGGTTATGAAGTCTTCAACAAAGACGGTTTTAAAGATTGGAAGCATGCATCTAAAGGCTTTAAAAATCATTTTGGTAGTCATGATAGTAAGCACAACTCATGTATGAAGCACTATGACGATTATAATAATCAGAGACAAAGTGTGACTAGTATCTTTGCTAGAGCAACTaggaaatcagaagaattatATAAGATCCGTTTGACTTGTTCTTTAGATTGTACTCGATATCTCATAGCACAAGGCATTACTTTCCGTGGCCATGATGAAAGCTCTACTTCTCTAAATAAGGGAAATTTTAGAGAGATGGTGGATTGGGTAAAATCTAATGATGAAAAAGTGAGAGATGCTTTTGATCGTGGTCCAAAAACTTGCACAATGACTTCCAGTGACATTCAAAAGGAGCTTGCAACGTATTGTGCACATGAACTTACCAAGTTGATTATGGAAGAGCTTGGTGATAGACAATTCTCCTTGCTTATTGACGAGTCACATGATATATCTGTCAAAGAACAAATAGCAGTGAT gTTCTTGAACGACAAAGGGAAAGTTGTGGAACAATTTATTTCTCTACATCATGCCAAATATACTACATCAGAGGCACTAAAGGATGCTCTTTATGGTATTCTCGATCGTCACACATTATCTATTTCAAGGATACGAGGGCAAGGATATGATGGAGGTTCAAATATGAGAGGTGAGTTTAATGGTTTACAAAGAAAGATTCTAGATGAAAACCCTTATACTTTCTATGTCCATTGTTATGCTCACCGTTTGCAATTGGTGGTTGTGTCAATTGCTAGTAGTTGCTCATCTATTCATGATTTCTTTGA ACTTGCGAGTGGTGAGATATCTCAAGGAAAGGGCTTGCACCAATCATCTAGTCTCGCTAGACCCGGGGATATTAGATGGGGTTCACATTATACTACCTTGATTCGTTTGGATAAGATGCGAACCTCCGTGTTAGAGGTGCTTAGTATTGATGAAGATGGATGTGGACCATCTCAAGCGGCGAGTTTGAtagaaaaaatggagagctttaaaTTTGGTTTCATTTTTAAGCTTATGTTAAAGTTGTTTGATATCACAAATGAACTTTcaaaaatcttgcaaacaaaagatcttAATATTGTGCTTTCTATGGAATTAGTTGATGATGTTAAAGCTCGGTTGGCTACATTGAGAGAGTGTGGTTAG
- the LOC131603650 gene encoding AT-rich interactive domain-containing protein 2-like isoform X1, with protein sequence MNLTITDYKVEMINDGMQHFFLEFHQPKYSFYQEGLWKIRVELPDAYPYKSPSIGFVNKIYHPNVDEMSGSVCLDVIKQTWSSIFDFVNMFQVFLPQLLIDPNASDPLDRDAAALMMRDRAAYEQKVKALEFNRSTTTATINYQSFSGWLSKTNPKIDGNDDEEKNCNTDDVLCMEISAEEIHSRKRKRESLSGMITWMREIAKHPFDPAAKPLPEPSKWKGCKGGQNFFVQMLKARDVLSVRKNSKPNSGSSSQKVKMHPAMYEDPVALGHQGAKKLRCSERISSAVSSRCTCCSLYGNGNECLLEKTTSKPDVAGKKKSKSYWDNVHETLVSIGHRFQAEVPEWTGVASESDSKWLGTQVWPVKDDDSKATTKTDLAGRGRRGKCSCNVQGSVHCVRFHIAENRMKLKHELGYVFYQCGFDRTGEGVSLQWTAEEEKKFKDLMRLNIPSEKKAFWKNFWNNTFKEFQMKTRKDMVNYYFNVYLIKQRSYQNRVTPKDVDSDDDGDKFGSFCDGFGRKALKHPSMEFMECSENTECFDFE encoded by the exons GTTTTTATCAAGAAGGTTTGTGGAAGATAAGAGTGGAGCTACCTGATGCTTATCCTTATAAGTCCCCTTCTATTGGTTTTGTCAACAAAATTTACCATCCTAACGTTGATGAAAT GTCTGGTTCAGTTTGCTTAGACGTTATTAAACAAACTTGGAGTTCAATATTTG ATTTTGTTAATATGTTCCAAGTGTTTCTTCCTCAACTCCTTATAGACCCTAATGCATCAGATCCATTGGATCGTGATGCTGCTGCCTTGATGATGCGAGACCGTGCTGCATATGAACAAAAAGTCAAAG CATTGGAATTCAACCGCAGCACCACCACTGCCACTATCAATTATCAATCATTTTCAG GCTGGCTCAGCAAAACCAATCCAAAGATTGATGGTAATGACgatgaagaaaaaaattgtaaTACAGATGATGTCTTGTGTATGGAAATTTCTGCGGAGGAAATTCATTCTCGCAAACGCAAACGAGAATCATTATCCGGAATGATAACCTGGATGAGGGAGATTGCAAAACATCCATTTGATCCCGCAGCTAAACCATTACCAGAACCTTCAAAGTGGAAGGGGTGTAAAGGAGGTCAGAACTTCTTTGTTCAGATGCTAAAGGCAAGGGACGTTCTCTCTGTGAGAAAGAATTCAAAACCAAACAGTGGATCATCTTCCCAG AAGGTGAAGATGCATCCTGCCATGTATGAGGATCCTGTTGCTCTTGGTCACCAAGGTGCCAAGAAATTGAGATGTAGTGAAAGGATTTCTAGTGCTGTTAGTTCTCGCTGCACTTGCTGCAGTTTATATGGTAATGGAAATGAATGTCTTCTGGAGAAAACAACCTCCAAACCAGATGTAGCTGGAAAGAAAAAATCCAAGTCATATTGGGATAATGTTCATGAAACACTTGTTTCTATAGGTCATCGTTTCCAAGCGGAAGTCCCAGAATGGACTGGTGTTGCTTCTGAGAGTGACTCTAAATGGTTGGGCACACAAGTATGGCCTGTTAAAGATGATGACTCAAAAGCTACTACTAAAACAGATCTTGCTGGGAGAGGAAGACGAGGTAAGTGTAGCTGCAATGTTCAAGGTTCTGTTCACTGTGTCAGATTTCATATTGCTGAAAACAGGATGAAACTGAAGCATGAATTGGGTTATGTATTTTACCAATGTGGATTTGATCGAACGGGCGAGGGAGTTTCACTTCAATGGACagctgaagaagaaaaaaaatttaaggaTTTAATGAGGTTAAATATCCCCTCCGAAAAAAAGGCTTTTTGGAAGAATTTTTGGAACAATACATTCAAAGAATTTCAAATGAAGACAAGAAAAGACATGGTAAACTATTACTTCAATGTTTATCTTATTAAACAAAGAAGCTATCAGAATCGCGTGACTCCAAAGGATGTTGACAGCGATGATGACGGAGACAAATTTGGATCTTTTTGTGATGGATTTGGGAGAAAAGCTCTCAAGCATCCATCTATGGAGTTCATGGAGTGTTCAGAGAACACAGAGTGTTTTGATTTTGAGTAG
- the LOC131603650 gene encoding AT-rich interactive domain-containing protein 2-like isoform X3: MNLTITDYKVEMINDGMQHFFLEFHQPKYSFYQEGLWKIRVELPDAYPYKSPSIGFVNKIYHPNVDEMSGSVCLDVIKQTWSSIFDFVNMFQVFLPQLLIDPNASDPLDRDAAALMMRDRAAYEQKVKGWLSKTNPKIDGNDDEEKNCNTDDVLCMEISAEEIHSRKRKRESLSGMITWMREIAKHPFDPAAKPLPEPSKWKGCKGGQNFFVQMLKARDVLSVRKNSKPNSGSSSQKVKMHPAMYEDPVALGHQGAKKLRCSERISSAVSSRCTCCSLYGNGNECLLEKTTSKPDVAGKKKSKSYWDNVHETLVSIGHRFQAEVPEWTGVASESDSKWLGTQVWPVKDDDSKATTKTDLAGRGRRGKCSCNVQGSVHCVRFHIAENRMKLKHELGYVFYQCGFDRTGEGVSLQWTAEEEKKFKDLMRLNIPSEKKAFWKNFWNNTFKEFQMKTRKDMVNYYFNVYLIKQRSYQNRVTPKDVDSDDDGDKFGSFCDGFGRKALKHPSMEFMECSENTECFDFE, encoded by the exons GTTTTTATCAAGAAGGTTTGTGGAAGATAAGAGTGGAGCTACCTGATGCTTATCCTTATAAGTCCCCTTCTATTGGTTTTGTCAACAAAATTTACCATCCTAACGTTGATGAAAT GTCTGGTTCAGTTTGCTTAGACGTTATTAAACAAACTTGGAGTTCAATATTTG ATTTTGTTAATATGTTCCAAGTGTTTCTTCCTCAACTCCTTATAGACCCTAATGCATCAGATCCATTGGATCGTGATGCTGCTGCCTTGATGATGCGAGACCGTGCTGCATATGAACAAAAAGTCAAAG GCTGGCTCAGCAAAACCAATCCAAAGATTGATGGTAATGACgatgaagaaaaaaattgtaaTACAGATGATGTCTTGTGTATGGAAATTTCTGCGGAGGAAATTCATTCTCGCAAACGCAAACGAGAATCATTATCCGGAATGATAACCTGGATGAGGGAGATTGCAAAACATCCATTTGATCCCGCAGCTAAACCATTACCAGAACCTTCAAAGTGGAAGGGGTGTAAAGGAGGTCAGAACTTCTTTGTTCAGATGCTAAAGGCAAGGGACGTTCTCTCTGTGAGAAAGAATTCAAAACCAAACAGTGGATCATCTTCCCAG AAGGTGAAGATGCATCCTGCCATGTATGAGGATCCTGTTGCTCTTGGTCACCAAGGTGCCAAGAAATTGAGATGTAGTGAAAGGATTTCTAGTGCTGTTAGTTCTCGCTGCACTTGCTGCAGTTTATATGGTAATGGAAATGAATGTCTTCTGGAGAAAACAACCTCCAAACCAGATGTAGCTGGAAAGAAAAAATCCAAGTCATATTGGGATAATGTTCATGAAACACTTGTTTCTATAGGTCATCGTTTCCAAGCGGAAGTCCCAGAATGGACTGGTGTTGCTTCTGAGAGTGACTCTAAATGGTTGGGCACACAAGTATGGCCTGTTAAAGATGATGACTCAAAAGCTACTACTAAAACAGATCTTGCTGGGAGAGGAAGACGAGGTAAGTGTAGCTGCAATGTTCAAGGTTCTGTTCACTGTGTCAGATTTCATATTGCTGAAAACAGGATGAAACTGAAGCATGAATTGGGTTATGTATTTTACCAATGTGGATTTGATCGAACGGGCGAGGGAGTTTCACTTCAATGGACagctgaagaagaaaaaaaatttaaggaTTTAATGAGGTTAAATATCCCCTCCGAAAAAAAGGCTTTTTGGAAGAATTTTTGGAACAATACATTCAAAGAATTTCAAATGAAGACAAGAAAAGACATGGTAAACTATTACTTCAATGTTTATCTTATTAAACAAAGAAGCTATCAGAATCGCGTGACTCCAAAGGATGTTGACAGCGATGATGACGGAGACAAATTTGGATCTTTTTGTGATGGATTTGGGAGAAAAGCTCTCAAGCATCCATCTATGGAGTTCATGGAGTGTTCAGAGAACACAGAGTGTTTTGATTTTGAGTAG